In Dyadobacter sp. CECT 9275, the following proteins share a genomic window:
- a CDS encoding 3-keto-disaccharide hydrolase has product MKKMLWSVMAMVAALFVSGPSFAQDGWITIFNGKSLDGWKVGENANSFSLVDGALQVAGPRAHLFYDGPVKNHMFKNFEFRATVMTKPGSNSGIYFHTTYQEKGWPDLGYEVQVNNSHTDWIRTGSLYNVVNVKETYVKDNEWYTEYVKVEGKHITVKINDRVVVDYEEADVDKRDPDTIRRVISSGTFALQAHDPKSIVFYKQIQVRPLTE; this is encoded by the coding sequence ATGAAAAAAATGCTTTGGTCGGTTATGGCAATGGTAGCCGCGTTATTCGTTTCAGGCCCTTCCTTTGCTCAGGACGGATGGATCACAATTTTTAACGGAAAAAGTCTGGATGGCTGGAAAGTAGGCGAAAATGCGAATTCGTTCAGCCTGGTGGATGGTGCTTTACAGGTTGCCGGGCCACGTGCGCATTTGTTCTACGATGGACCTGTTAAAAACCATATGTTCAAAAATTTTGAATTCAGGGCCACCGTAATGACCAAGCCAGGTTCTAATTCGGGGATATACTTTCATACCACCTATCAGGAAAAAGGCTGGCCGGATCTGGGTTATGAGGTACAGGTTAATAACTCGCATACCGACTGGATCCGTACCGGAAGCCTTTATAATGTTGTAAATGTGAAGGAAACTTATGTAAAAGATAACGAATGGTATACCGAATATGTGAAGGTGGAAGGGAAACACATTACCGTGAAAATCAATGATAGAGTGGTAGTGGATTATGAAGAAGCGGACGTGGACAAACGTGATCCTGATACCATCCGCCGCGTGATTAGTAGCGGAACTTTTGCTCTCCAGGCTCATGATCCCAAGAGCATCGTATTTTACAAGCAGATTCAGGTAAGACCACTTACGGAGTAG
- a CDS encoding YdeI/OmpD-associated family protein, translated as MEEKVQFESRLERFDKKGGEYYMVVPDEVATIFVKGRRPARMRCTLNGSIAFQCAIRPRGGGGFYINVGATLRQQGKLVLGQKLSAMVWKDDSEFGRDVPVELQELFEIDPEGKALFDALLPSHQRGIIQYVADARSEQVRIDRAVKMINRLAGRSFG; from the coding sequence TTGGAAGAGAAAGTTCAATTTGAATCCCGTCTTGAACGCTTTGATAAAAAAGGCGGAGAATATTATATGGTGGTGCCCGACGAGGTGGCCACCATTTTTGTTAAAGGTAGGCGTCCGGCTAGGATGAGATGTACGCTCAATGGCAGTATCGCTTTCCAATGTGCCATTAGGCCCCGCGGAGGTGGCGGCTTTTACATCAATGTGGGTGCGACGCTCAGGCAGCAGGGGAAGCTGGTACTTGGACAGAAACTATCTGCTATGGTGTGGAAGGATGACAGCGAATTCGGTAGGGATGTGCCGGTTGAGTTACAGGAACTTTTTGAGATCGATCCGGAAGGGAAGGCGCTTTTTGACGCGTTGCTGCCCAGTCACCAGCGTGGGATTATACAGTATGTTGCCGATGCCAGATCGGAGCAGGTAAGGATCGATAGAGCAGTTAAGATGATCAACCGGCTTGCCGGACGGAGTTTCGGGTAG
- a CDS encoding aldehyde dehydrogenase family protein, which translates to MDTVADSPKVATPSYASENLAKRPQFKEKYGNYINGRFVEPVKGEYFDNVSPIDGQVFTQAARGTREDIELALDAAHAAFPKWSKTAASYRSNLLLKIAQVVEDNLEYLAVVETIDNGKAIRETRAADLPLCVDHFRYFAGVIRAEEGSVSEHDENTVCINLHEPLGVVAQIIPWNFPLLMATWKIAPALAAGCCVVVKPAEQTPTSIMILMELIGDILPAGVLNVVSGFGVEAGKPLASSSRVAKVAFTGETTTGRLIMQYASENLIPVTMELGGKSPNIFFPSVADADDAFFDKAIEGAVLFALNQGEVCTCPSRILVHESIYDKFMPRVIERTKAIKMGHPLDATTMMGAQASSDQHEKILSYLKIGKEEGAEVLTGGDAQKFENGISGGYYIQPTIFKGHNKMRIFQEEIFGPVVCVTTFKTTEEAIEIANDTLYGLGAGVWTRDAHEIYQVPRAIQAGRVWVNNYHAYPAHAPFGGYKKSGFGRENHKMMLGYYRQTKNMLISYDQNKLGFF; encoded by the coding sequence ATGGATACAGTAGCAGATAGCCCTAAAGTAGCAACTCCCTCCTATGCGAGTGAGAACCTTGCCAAACGACCACAGTTTAAAGAGAAGTATGGTAATTATATCAACGGACGTTTTGTAGAACCCGTTAAAGGAGAGTATTTTGATAATGTATCACCGATTGACGGACAGGTTTTTACGCAAGCCGCACGGGGTACCCGGGAAGATATAGAACTTGCATTGGATGCTGCGCATGCTGCATTTCCGAAATGGAGCAAAACCGCTGCATCTTACCGCAGCAACCTGCTTTTGAAAATCGCACAGGTAGTTGAAGATAATCTGGAATATCTCGCCGTAGTAGAAACCATAGATAACGGTAAAGCCATCCGCGAAACCCGTGCGGCTGATCTTCCTTTGTGTGTAGATCATTTCAGATATTTTGCGGGCGTGATCCGTGCCGAAGAGGGCAGCGTATCGGAGCATGATGAGAACACGGTTTGTATCAATCTGCATGAACCGCTTGGCGTAGTGGCTCAGATCATTCCATGGAATTTTCCGTTGCTGATGGCAACCTGGAAAATTGCCCCGGCCTTGGCAGCTGGCTGTTGTGTGGTGGTGAAACCGGCCGAGCAAACTCCTACTTCTATCATGATTCTGATGGAGCTGATAGGGGATATACTTCCGGCCGGTGTGCTTAATGTGGTAAGCGGATTTGGCGTGGAGGCAGGGAAACCGCTTGCGTCTTCATCCCGCGTGGCCAAGGTTGCGTTCACGGGAGAAACCACAACGGGCCGGCTGATCATGCAGTATGCTTCCGAAAACCTGATCCCGGTAACCATGGAGCTTGGGGGGAAATCGCCTAATATTTTCTTCCCTTCGGTTGCGGACGCCGACGATGCCTTTTTTGACAAGGCCATTGAAGGTGCAGTACTTTTCGCGCTGAACCAGGGAGAGGTTTGTACCTGTCCGTCCAGGATACTGGTTCACGAAAGTATTTACGATAAGTTTATGCCGAGGGTCATTGAGCGCACCAAAGCCATTAAAATGGGGCATCCGCTGGATGCTACCACGATGATGGGTGCACAGGCATCCAGCGACCAGCACGAGAAAATACTTTCGTATCTGAAAATCGGGAAAGAGGAGGGCGCGGAAGTACTTACTGGCGGTGATGCACAGAAATTTGAAAATGGTATCTCAGGAGGTTACTACATACAGCCAACCATCTTCAAAGGACACAATAAAATGAGGATTTTTCAGGAGGAGATTTTTGGACCGGTGGTCTGCGTCACCACTTTCAAAACTACTGAGGAAGCGATAGAAATTGCAAATGATACGCTGTACGGACTGGGTGCAGGTGTGTGGACGCGCGACGCACATGAGATATACCAGGTTCCCAGGGCGATTCAGGCGGGCCGGGTATGGGTCAACAACTACCATGCTTATCCGGCGCATGCACCATTTGGTGGGTATAAAAAATCGGGTTTTGGTCGCGAAAACCATAAAATGATGTTAGGCTATTATCGACAAACTAAAAATATGCTAATCTCTTATGATCAGAACAAACTTGGATTTTTCTGA
- a CDS encoding DUF779 domain-containing protein yields MTERVLITPEAEKVVRQLQERYGELMFHQSGGCCDGSQPMCFEKGEFRTGDSDVLLGIIAGCDFYMSRDQFEYWQHTQLTIDVTPGRGASFSLEIPMGIRFITRSRLYSEEEARELAAIG; encoded by the coding sequence ATGACGGAAAGGGTATTGATTACGCCGGAGGCAGAGAAAGTAGTTCGGCAGCTCCAGGAGCGTTATGGTGAGCTCATGTTTCACCAAAGTGGCGGATGCTGCGACGGATCTCAACCCATGTGTTTTGAGAAGGGGGAGTTCAGAACGGGTGACAGTGACGTACTGCTGGGTATTATTGCCGGCTGTGACTTTTACATGAGCCGCGATCAGTTTGAATACTGGCAGCATACGCAGCTGACAATAGATGTAACACCGGGGCGAGGCGCAAGTTTTTCGTTGGAGATTCCCATGGGCATCCGGTTTATTACCAGGTCAAGACTATATTCGGAAGAGGAGGCACGGGAGTTGGCGGCCATTGGCTAG
- a CDS encoding AraC family transcriptional regulator, with product MSTGYKLTELAISEEKSLKTLVENRRAYTLKNCELNVFETLQTSALVPLTFSDFVVTSMLRGKKIMHLSDKPGFDYLPGETVLVPANVTMKIDFPEASEMNPTQCIALALDQVKIDQIVDRLNEDYPREGKNQYWKLQHSEYHFLNNLELAQSLNKLIKICAGSGVGKDILADLTLQELIVHIIQTQNLHLIQDETLSHDHALGYVVSYIRANINEKIQVDDLSEKACMSRASFYRAFKREFNISPLDFVLKEKIKKAKQLLSDSRNSISEVCYQLGFSDLNYFGRQFKKNEGISPSQYRILKSALSDEL from the coding sequence ATGTCAACAGGATATAAACTTACTGAACTTGCCATTTCTGAGGAAAAATCACTCAAAACCCTGGTGGAAAACAGGCGGGCCTACACCCTGAAAAATTGCGAGCTGAATGTTTTTGAAACATTGCAAACTTCGGCTCTGGTCCCACTGACCTTTTCTGATTTTGTGGTAACCAGTATGCTGAGAGGAAAAAAGATCATGCATCTATCCGATAAACCCGGCTTTGATTACCTGCCTGGAGAGACAGTGCTGGTACCAGCCAACGTCACCATGAAAATTGACTTCCCGGAAGCCAGTGAAATGAACCCTACTCAATGCATAGCGCTGGCGCTGGATCAGGTTAAAATTGATCAGATTGTTGACCGGCTCAATGAGGACTATCCCAGGGAGGGCAAAAACCAGTACTGGAAACTTCAGCATAGTGAATATCACTTTCTGAACAATCTGGAACTGGCCCAAAGTCTTAACAAACTGATCAAAATATGCGCCGGATCGGGAGTCGGGAAAGATATACTGGCAGACCTGACGCTGCAGGAATTAATTGTACATATTATTCAGACCCAGAACCTGCACCTGATCCAGGACGAAACCCTCAGCCATGACCATGCGCTGGGGTATGTGGTCAGTTACATCAGGGCGAATATCAATGAAAAAATCCAGGTAGACGACCTGAGCGAAAAAGCCTGCATGAGCCGCGCTTCTTTTTACAGAGCCTTTAAAAGGGAATTTAATATCAGCCCGCTTGATTTTGTGTTAAAAGAAAAAATCAAAAAAGCGAAACAGCTCCTGTCCGATTCGCGAAATAGCATTTCAGAGGTATGTTACCAGCTGGGCTTTTCAGATTTAAACTATTTTGGAAGGCAGTTCAAGAAAAACGAGGGGATATCCCCGTCACAGTACCGGATTCTCAAGTCAGCTCTGAGTGATGAGTTATGA
- a CDS encoding T9SS type B sorting domain-containing protein, producing the protein MKQLLLTLCFLVTVFSTLKAQVDCSNVGFEQGNTSGWQPTYGAVTDQDQKTVYQTEITGTQNNDHYVTSLSDGNDPKIPSIPMVAPGSTHSIRIGNVTQGGQYSRIRTSYLVTADNTLFQYKFAVILQNTSGNGGAANHEPYQKPGFNIQIYDNNGNELPCSSYDIQLEGNNTVDGFQSSGDIQYRNWTTGAIDLRNYVGKSISIAVTTHGCTRMRHFGYAYFDAECLKSEIKTVSSCPDENGYLTLQAPVGFGKYKWNNGETTQNIKVKASLGDKFSVQLVPLGSLDESCALQLDYTIELKKSVAEISKVICEGEEVALGDTILKTSGTYVRNISKSTVCDSTVTLHLTVNSVPRFTQTIGICEGEELAVGDSVYTTSGTYVNNIPLPTGCDSIVTTHLEVYGLNLSVTPQVSITEGDSVQLHAIAEPTGEYKYNWQMSQTLSCSTCADTWAHPSASTTYTVIASDPGSICIKQGKVSVMVKPCGISAPEIFSPNQDNSNEIFYVFGNSCVVQIKEMVIYNRWGQVIFHKQNFQASNPSFGWDGYYKGLPSLAGAYPYKVKAELKNGGIQDYNGVVTLIR; encoded by the coding sequence ATGAAACAATTGCTACTCACTTTATGCTTCTTGGTGACCGTATTCAGTACGTTAAAGGCCCAGGTAGATTGTAGTAATGTCGGATTTGAACAAGGTAATACCAGTGGCTGGCAACCTACCTACGGCGCGGTTACGGATCAGGATCAGAAGACGGTCTACCAGACTGAGATAACAGGTACCCAGAACAATGACCATTACGTAACCAGCCTCAGTGACGGCAACGATCCCAAGATACCTTCCATTCCCATGGTGGCCCCTGGCAGTACACACTCCATCCGCATCGGAAATGTGACACAAGGAGGCCAATATTCCAGGATAAGGACCAGTTACCTGGTAACGGCGGATAACACTTTGTTTCAATATAAATTTGCTGTCATTCTTCAGAACACAAGCGGTAACGGGGGCGCTGCGAATCATGAACCTTATCAGAAACCGGGATTTAATATCCAGATATATGATAATAATGGAAATGAACTTCCCTGTAGCAGTTACGATATTCAGCTGGAAGGAAATAACACCGTAGACGGCTTTCAGTCGTCCGGGGATATACAGTACCGGAACTGGACCACAGGTGCTATAGACCTCCGGAATTATGTTGGCAAAAGTATCAGCATTGCGGTGACCACCCACGGCTGTACCAGGATGCGGCATTTCGGGTATGCCTATTTTGATGCCGAATGTTTAAAATCTGAAATTAAAACGGTTTCTTCGTGCCCGGATGAAAATGGTTATCTCACGCTGCAGGCTCCTGTGGGCTTTGGTAAATACAAATGGAATAATGGCGAGACCACGCAAAATATAAAGGTGAAGGCCAGTCTTGGAGATAAGTTCAGTGTACAGCTTGTTCCGCTGGGAAGCCTGGACGAATCCTGTGCTCTTCAGCTGGATTATACCATTGAGTTAAAAAAATCAGTCGCAGAAATCAGTAAAGTCATTTGCGAAGGAGAGGAGGTTGCTTTGGGGGATACGATACTGAAAACCAGCGGTACCTATGTCCGGAACATAAGTAAAAGTACGGTTTGTGATAGCACCGTTACATTGCATCTCACTGTCAATTCTGTGCCAAGGTTTACGCAGACGATCGGGATATGCGAAGGGGAGGAGCTTGCCGTTGGAGACTCTGTGTACACCACGAGCGGGACTTATGTTAATAACATTCCGTTGCCCACCGGTTGTGACAGCATCGTTACCACGCACCTCGAAGTTTATGGACTGAATCTTTCGGTTACCCCTCAGGTATCTATTACAGAGGGAGACAGCGTGCAGCTTCATGCCATTGCCGAACCAACCGGCGAGTACAAGTACAACTGGCAGATGTCTCAAACACTGTCCTGCTCCACCTGTGCAGATACCTGGGCGCATCCCTCAGCATCGACCACGTATACCGTCATAGCTTCTGACCCTGGAAGTATTTGTATCAAACAGGGTAAGGTGTCGGTTATGGTGAAACCCTGCGGGATTTCGGCTCCCGAAATTTTTTCGCCCAACCAGGATAACAGCAACGAGATCTTCTATGTATTCGGCAATAGCTGTGTGGTGCAGATCAAGGAAATGGTGATCTACAACCGCTGGGGGCAGGTGATATTTCATAAACAGAATTTCCAGGCTTCCAATCCTTCCTTTGGCTGGGATGGATATTACAAAGGTTTGCCGAGCCTTGCAGGAGCATACCCTTATAAGGTTAAAGCAGAACTGAAAAACGGAGGCATTCAAGATTATAATGGTGTGGTTACGCTGATCAGATAA
- a CDS encoding class I SAM-dependent methyltransferase, with protein sequence MQLSENIKSSYSEQYDLSTVAWRTMGARYKAQNIVALAKNISFENVLEVGAGEGSILSWLSQWDFSQDLNCVEISESGIEIIKSKHIKNLKDVVLFDGYRIPYADNHFDLVICSHVMEHVEHERILLREIKRVSKYQIFEVPIDFSFYVDRKLKHFLSYGHINIYTPGLFRFLLKSEQFQVLNDICYLYEKEMLEPLFKDNPMGLRLTRLKQFFLKNIPYLRGIKPNAYAVLTAKSDEKLSIF encoded by the coding sequence ATGCAACTTTCGGAAAATATAAAGTCTTCTTATTCAGAACAATATGATTTGAGCACGGTAGCCTGGCGAACGATGGGTGCCAGGTATAAAGCGCAGAATATCGTAGCGCTCGCAAAAAATATCAGTTTTGAAAATGTTCTGGAAGTTGGTGCCGGGGAAGGAAGCATATTAAGCTGGCTTTCGCAGTGGGATTTCAGTCAGGATTTAAATTGTGTAGAGATTTCGGAAAGCGGCATTGAAATTATCAAATCCAAGCATATCAAAAATTTGAAGGATGTGGTACTCTTTGACGGTTACCGTATTCCTTACGCCGATAATCATTTTGACCTGGTGATTTGCTCTCATGTAATGGAGCATGTTGAACACGAGAGGATACTGTTAAGAGAAATAAAAAGGGTGTCAAAGTACCAGATATTTGAAGTACCTATAGACTTTTCATTTTATGTCGACAGGAAGCTTAAACATTTTCTTTCCTACGGGCATATTAACATTTATACACCCGGACTGTTTCGTTTTCTGTTAAAATCGGAACAATTTCAGGTACTGAACGACATCTGTTATTTATATGAAAAAGAAATGCTGGAGCCGCTTTTTAAAGACAATCCAATGGGGCTGAGGCTCACCCGACTCAAACAGTTTTTTCTTAAGAATATACCTTATCTGCGGGGGATTAAGCCCAATGCCTATGCCGTACTCACTGCAAAAAGTGACGAGAAGTTATCCATTTTCTGA
- a CDS encoding ABC transporter ATP-binding protein, whose protein sequence is MKNPYLSLLATAWRYARQQKKRYLLVYAMFVLANVVLAMHPLLYGWFVESIQKDPAAVLSNVWIYAGIYLGLTLLEWAFHGPARVMERELAFDLSRNFLDEMYHQALHLPIRWHQDHHSGATINRIRKAYEALKDFFQNGFMFLHAFSKFIFSFIAIIWFSPLFGSIGVGIGIVTVWVIFRFDKPFIKALDETNEKEHVVSSTLFDSLSNIITVITLRLEKRMQTSLMKKVADVFPPFRRTVVINEWKWFVASVFIGLIYVVVTIGFVYQKYTPGEAFLVGGLVTLLGYVNQFTSVFQDVAWQYTEIIRYNTEVQTARSIGQAYSANHPQDIETALPANWGEIRISNLSFSHGQDYDDRKAHSLHNLHLLIKRGQRIAFIGESGSGKSTLLALLRGLYQGEPGVNVRVDDQQHTVMNALSDTVTLFPQDPEIFENTIAYNITLGLPFQEDEILQVCATAHFTDVIDKLPNGLESNIQEKGVNLSGGQKQRLALARGVLAARSSDIVLLDEPTSSVDPKTESLIYDRMFEEFEGKAVLSALHRLHLLTKFDYVYILRDGRLIDEGTFEYLKQYSAHFQDLWKHQEHLT, encoded by the coding sequence ATGAAAAATCCTTATCTATCGTTGCTGGCCACAGCGTGGCGTTATGCCCGGCAGCAAAAAAAACGCTACCTGCTGGTATATGCCATGTTTGTGCTGGCCAATGTGGTACTTGCCATGCACCCGCTGTTGTACGGCTGGTTTGTAGAATCCATCCAGAAAGATCCTGCTGCGGTGCTTTCCAATGTGTGGATCTATGCCGGAATATACCTTGGCCTGACTTTGCTTGAATGGGCATTTCACGGCCCGGCCCGGGTGATGGAGCGCGAACTTGCTTTTGACCTGAGCCGTAACTTTCTGGACGAGATGTACCACCAGGCGTTACATCTGCCCATTCGATGGCATCAGGATCATCACAGCGGCGCTACGATCAACAGGATCCGGAAAGCGTATGAAGCACTGAAAGACTTTTTCCAGAACGGCTTTATGTTCCTTCATGCTTTTTCCAAATTCATATTTTCCTTCATTGCAATCATTTGGTTTTCGCCACTTTTTGGCAGTATCGGTGTAGGGATAGGTATTGTTACCGTTTGGGTAATATTCCGTTTCGACAAACCTTTTATCAAGGCGCTGGACGAAACAAATGAAAAGGAACACGTTGTATCTTCCACCCTTTTCGACAGCCTTTCCAACATTATTACCGTCATTACCCTCAGGCTTGAAAAAAGAATGCAGACAAGCCTGATGAAAAAAGTGGCGGACGTTTTCCCACCGTTTCGAAGGACTGTTGTCATCAACGAATGGAAATGGTTTGTCGCGAGTGTTTTTATCGGGTTAATATATGTTGTCGTGACTATTGGTTTTGTATACCAGAAGTACACGCCGGGAGAAGCTTTCCTGGTTGGCGGGCTGGTGACTTTGCTGGGATATGTAAACCAGTTCACCAGTGTTTTTCAGGATGTTGCATGGCAATATACAGAAATTATCAGGTACAATACGGAGGTTCAGACAGCCAGGAGTATCGGCCAGGCCTATAGCGCAAATCATCCGCAGGATATTGAAACAGCATTACCTGCAAACTGGGGGGAAATCAGGATCAGTAACCTGAGCTTTTCCCACGGCCAGGATTACGACGACCGCAAAGCCCATAGCTTGCATAACCTGCACCTGCTGATCAAACGCGGGCAGCGAATTGCATTCATTGGTGAAAGCGGGAGCGGCAAAAGTACCCTTCTAGCCCTGTTACGCGGCTTGTATCAGGGTGAACCTGGTGTAAATGTTCGGGTTGACGACCAGCAGCATACTGTTATGAATGCGCTATCTGATACGGTTACGTTGTTTCCTCAGGACCCGGAGATTTTCGAAAACACCATAGCCTATAATATCACCCTCGGCTTACCTTTTCAGGAAGACGAAATCCTTCAGGTATGTGCAACCGCACATTTTACGGATGTAATCGATAAACTCCCCAACGGACTGGAATCCAACATTCAGGAAAAGGGGGTAAATCTTTCTGGCGGTCAAAAACAGCGTCTTGCGCTTGCAAGGGGCGTTCTGGCGGCCAGAAGCAGCGACATTGTGTTACTGGACGAGCCCACCAGCAGTGTTGACCCCAAAACGGAATCGCTGATATACGACAGAATGTTTGAGGAATTTGAGGGCAAAGCCGTATTATCTGCCCTGCACCGCCTTCACCTGCTGACCAAATTTGATTACGTCTATATCCTCCGTGACGGCAGGCTGATCGACGAAGGTACTTTTGAATATCTCAAACAATACAGTGCTCATTTTCAGGATCTTTGGAAACATCAGGAGCATTTGACATAG
- a CDS encoding DEAD/DEAH box helicase, producing MNFNEFELHEDVINAVESMNYSQATPIQEQAIPYILQGKDLLACAQTGTGKTAAYLIPILDKVAHESNQHTGALILVPTRELAVQIDQQIQGLGYFVGATSIAVYGGNKGPEWDQQKKALSQGADIIIATPGRLIAHLQLGYVNFSHLKHLVLDEADRMLDMGFLGDIMKIMSFLPNKRQTLMFSATMPGKIGELAKRILHEPEEVRLAVSRPADRIDQQFYMATDNQKLPLLLHLLKEARNSSMVLFTSRKNTVEPIVRALRKLGMDSRGISSDSEQAEREIVLRDFKNKVFPVLVATDVLSRGIDIDNLSHVVNYDVPRDPEDYVHRIGRTARAESKGIAITFINESDQKYVLKIERLFEKELEKKSITADLGLGDAPVFDARRQRSTGGFKKKHGKRTPAAQNETSPTPNPKRKPRRKPKPPVQAGA from the coding sequence TTGAATTTCAACGAATTTGAACTCCACGAGGACGTCATAAACGCCGTGGAATCTATGAATTATTCTCAGGCAACACCCATTCAGGAGCAAGCCATTCCTTATATCCTTCAGGGAAAAGATCTTTTAGCCTGCGCGCAAACCGGTACCGGCAAAACAGCGGCTTATCTGATACCCATTCTTGACAAAGTTGCGCACGAGTCCAACCAGCATACGGGCGCTTTGATACTGGTACCCACCCGTGAGCTCGCCGTTCAAATTGACCAGCAGATTCAGGGGCTTGGATATTTCGTTGGTGCCACCAGTATTGCGGTATATGGCGGTAACAAAGGCCCGGAATGGGATCAGCAGAAAAAAGCACTTTCGCAGGGAGCTGATATCATTATTGCAACACCCGGCAGGCTCATTGCTCATTTACAGCTTGGGTATGTCAATTTCAGCCATCTTAAGCATCTGGTGCTGGATGAGGCCGACAGGATGCTGGACATGGGTTTTTTGGGGGATATCATGAAAATCATGAGTTTTCTTCCCAACAAACGTCAGACGCTTATGTTCTCGGCAACCATGCCTGGCAAGATCGGTGAACTTGCCAAACGTATCCTGCATGAGCCGGAGGAAGTAAGGCTCGCTGTATCCCGCCCTGCTGATCGAATTGACCAGCAATTTTACATGGCTACTGATAACCAGAAATTACCGCTGTTGCTGCATTTGCTGAAGGAAGCCAGGAATTCAAGTATGGTACTTTTTACCTCCCGCAAAAATACCGTTGAGCCCATTGTGCGTGCACTCCGAAAACTTGGAATGGATTCAAGAGGTATATCTTCTGATTCCGAGCAGGCCGAAAGGGAAATTGTGCTGCGCGATTTCAAAAACAAGGTGTTCCCCGTGTTGGTAGCTACGGATGTCCTTTCACGCGGAATTGACATTGATAATCTCAGTCATGTTGTTAATTACGACGTTCCACGTGATCCCGAAGATTATGTACACCGGATTGGCCGTACCGCCCGGGCTGAGTCCAAAGGAATTGCCATTACCTTTATCAATGAGAGTGACCAGAAATACGTTCTGAAGATTGAGAGACTTTTTGAAAAGGAATTAGAAAAGAAATCAATAACAGCCGACCTTGGCCTGGGAGACGCCCCTGTATTTGATGCACGCCGGCAGCGAAGCACCGGAGGCTTCAAAAAGAAACATGGGAAACGTACTCCAGCAGCCCAAAATGAGACTTCTCCCACCCCTAACCCCAAGAGAAAACCGAGAAGAAAACCCAAGCCACCGGTACAAGCCGGGGCATAA
- a CDS encoding DUF1361 domain-containing protein, which translates to MERLIEWIKNYKFSVQDPPIISLEGLFSMLLLLLLSLVAVFFHLIRIFFNSPVDFSMDWNLFLSWIPLIVAFIANNLTKRFKNSAILLFLLSMVWIVFLPNAPYMITDLAHLTVDYHRDLTWHDVIMLFFYAEVSLFNGLVSVYWIHQSWNRSFSKRLTRILLLSSFPLAGFGVYLGRVRRMNSWDIVHNPKAIVNNLIDSLMDRTALLLSLEIGILLAILYLVLWVIIRFRIRYKERIVK; encoded by the coding sequence TTGGAAAGGTTAATAGAATGGATCAAAAATTATAAGTTTAGTGTACAGGATCCCCCCATCATATCACTGGAGGGATTGTTTTCGATGCTCCTGCTGCTTTTGCTGAGCCTTGTTGCGGTATTCTTCCACCTGATCCGAATTTTTTTTAATTCTCCGGTCGATTTCTCGATGGACTGGAATTTATTCCTCAGCTGGATTCCGCTGATCGTTGCTTTTATCGCCAACAATCTTACGAAACGATTTAAAAACAGCGCCATTCTGCTATTTCTGCTGAGTATGGTCTGGATCGTTTTTTTACCAAATGCGCCCTATATGATCACCGACCTGGCGCATCTGACCGTAGATTATCACCGAGACCTTACCTGGCACGACGTCATCATGCTGTTTTTTTATGCGGAAGTAAGTCTTTTCAATGGTTTGGTTTCAGTTTATTGGATCCATCAGTCTTGGAACCGTTCATTTTCAAAAAGGCTTACCCGGATACTCTTACTTTCAAGTTTTCCGCTTGCAGGTTTTGGCGTATACCTGGGGCGCGTTCGGAGAATGAACAGCTGGGACATCGTCCATAATCCTAAGGCCATTGTCAATAATCTAATCGACAGCCTGATGGACAGAACGGCCCTTTTGCTGAGCCTGGAAATAGGGATTCTGCTCGCCATTCTGTATCTGGTTCTCTGGGTGATCATCCGGTTCAGGATTAGATATAAAGAACGTATTGTTAAATGA